In a single window of the Bacillus rossius redtenbacheri isolate Brsri chromosome 8, Brsri_v3, whole genome shotgun sequence genome:
- the LOC134535196 gene encoding beta-chimaerin isoform X2, with the protein MSYRKLNEDTGSPVQDLGSPVRHVWNTNLYQLQQEAPSPRPVACARQPPGCPPCYGREFHGTLAQREAAALLDQDGSFLVRRSSAADSDFYTLSLRFGGQVKHYKLYYDGQHYVKDKRFDSVRELVADGLVTLYIEEKAGAFVQQMPSVSSYEKSPYMTLNRLKRRAVIARSLRKSADDRPELSSTYSLLDAEREATQLPPAAAAAAAYDRPHNFRVHTFKGLNWCEFCGNFLWGFTAQGVKCEDCGFSAHSKCSEKVPCDCCPDLKQLRGVFGIDLTTLVKAHRSPRPFVVDKCVEEMERRGLEAEGLYRVSGFAEEIETLKMALDRDGEQTDMSPEVYDNINVIAGTLKLYLRLLPIPLITFDAHPALISAAQCKCVEDQKKGIRDALTLLPPAHLGTLKYLMEHLGRVAERHSVNKMTSHNLSTVFAPTLMPPPRDLSKCVGLPGMTYEICALETMISHQREVFS; encoded by the exons ATGAGCTATAGGAAACTAAATGAGG ACACGGGCAGCCCGGTGCAGGATCTGGGGTCGCCCGTGCGACACGTGTGGAATACCAACC TGTACCAGCTGCAGCAGGAGGCGCCCAGCCCCAGGCCCGTGGCGTGCGCGCGGCAGCCGCCCGGCTGCCCTCCGTGCTACGGCCGGGAGTTCCACGGCACGCTGGCGCAGCGCGAGGCGGCCGCGCTGCTCGACCAGGACGGCTCCTTCCTCGTCCGCAGGAGCTCGGCCGCCGACAGCGACTTCTACACCCTGTCGCTCAG GTTCGGGGGCCAGGTGAAGCACTACAAGCTGTACTACGACGGCCAGCACTACGTCAAGGACAAGCGCTTCGACTCGGTGCGGGAGCTGGTGGCCGACGGCCTCGTCACGCTCTACATCGAGGAGAAGGCGGGCGCCTTCGTGCAGCAGATGCCCTCCGTCAGCTCCTACGAGAAGAGCCCCTACATGACCCTCAACCGGCTCAAGCGACGCGCCGTCATCGCGCGCTCCCTGCGCAAGTCCGCCGACGACAG GCCGGAGCTGTCGAGCACGTACAGCCTGCTGGACGCAGAGCGGGAGGCCACCCAGCTGCCGCCCGCCGCTGCAGCCGCCGCCGCCTACGACCGCCCGCACAACTTCCGCGTGCACACCTTCAAGGGCCTCAACTGGTGCGAGTTCTGCGGCAACTTCCTGTGGGGCTTCACCGCGCAGGGCGTCAAGTGTGAAG ACTGCGGCTTCAGCGCGCACAGCAAGTGCTCGGAGAAGGTGCCGTGCGACTGCTGCCCCGACCTGAAGCAGCTGCGCGGGGTGTTTGGCATCGACCTGACCACGCTGGTGAAGGCCCACCGCTCCCCGCGCCCATTCGTCGTCGACAAGTGCGTGGAGGAGATGGAGCGGCGCGGGCTGGAGGCGGAGGGCCTGTACCGCGTGTCCGGCTTCGCGGAGGAGATCGAGACGCTCAAGATGGCTCTGGACAGAG ACGGGGAGCAGACGGACATGAGCCCCGAGGTGTACGACAACATCAACGTGATTGCGGGCACCTTGAAGCTGTACCTGCGGCTGCTGCCCATCCCGCTCATCACCTTCGACGCCCACCCGGCGCTCATCAGCGCAGCGC AGTGCAAGTGCGTGGAGGACCAGAAGAAGGGCATCAGGGACGCGCTGACGCTGCTGCCGCCAGCGCACCTCGGCACCCTCAAGTACCTCATGGAGCACCTCGGCAG GGTGGCGGAGCGGCACAGCGTCAACAAGATGACGTCGCACAACCTGAGCACGGTGTTCGCGCCCACGCTCATGCCCCCGCCGCGAGACCTCAGCAAGTGCGTGGGCCTGCCGGGCATGACCTACGAGATCTGCGCCCTGGAGACCATGATCTCGCACCAGCGCGAGGTGTTCAGCTGA
- the LOC134535195 gene encoding zinc finger protein 3-like isoform X3 yields the protein MHYVLQNGWETLRAATTSSGEASPSRVVRRKEGVAVETEFTASIKEERDEEDDSLYNFLPQELSDGSAKAVLEDFACGDYFLRGDSPGPCRPDSPLNLSVAAKSRNSSGASPPVAVKQEASSVKMEADTSVAGEPPSSGTPAPRVPLLEYEGLLGKLVETMYAPGKSVLMEKCANAPAPLQQCGLGVMGSLLLYQTLAGGLGGRPFRCHLCGKAFRKKSGLSDHVRAHLNRKAYKCRYCWKSYAQRAGLRSHERLHEGTQAFVCRVCQKAFTQRSHLVEHLRIHTGERPYACRACDRTFAKSWNLKCHEKSHCLLQTQALNTCC from the exons ATGCATTACGTGCTGCAGAATGGTTGGGAAACACTCAGGGCAGCTACGACGAGCAGCGGAGAAGCGTCGCCCTCTCGGGTGGTTCGTAGGAAGGAG GGCGTTGCGGTAGAAACAGAGTTCACCGCGAGCATCAAAGAAGAAAGGGACGAAGAAGACGACAGTCTTTACAACTTCCTGCCTCAGGAG CTCTCGGATGGCAGCGCTAAAGCAGTCCTGGAAGACTTTGCGTGCGGAGATTACTTCCTGCGTGGCGACAGTCCCGGACCGTGTCGTCCGGACAGCCCTCTCAACCTGTCCGTTGCTGCCAAGTCCAGGAACAGCTCGGGAGCATCGCCACCTGTTGCTGTGAAACAAGAGGCGTCGTCCGTGAAAATGGAAGCGGATACATCCGTGGCCGGCGAGCCTCCGTCGTCTGGCACCCCGGCGCCGCGGGTCCCTCTGCTGGAGTACGAGGGTCTGCTCGGGAAGCTGGTGGAGACCATGTACGCCCCGGGGAAGAGTGTCCTGATGGAGAAGTGCGCTAACGCTCCCGCGCCGCTCCAGCAGTGCGGACTGGGCGTGATGGGCTCGCTGCTGCTGTACCAGACGCTCGCGGGGGGTCTCGGGGGCAGGCCGTTCCGCTGCCACCTGTGCGGGAAGGCGTTCCGGAAGAAGTCCGGGCTGTCGGACCACGTGCGGGCGCACCTGAACCGCAAGGCGTACAAGTGCCGCTACTGCTGGAAGTCGTACGCCCAGCGCGCGGGCCTTCGCTCCCACGAGCGCCTGCACGAGGGCACCCAGGCGTTTGTGTGCCGGGTGTGCCAGAAGGCGTTCACCCAGCGGTCGCACCTCGTCGAGCACTTGCGCATCCACACGGGGGAGCGGCCGTACGCCTGCCGCGCGTGCGACCGCACGTTCGCCAAGAGCTGGAACCTCAAGTGCCACGAGAAGTCGCACTGCCTGCTGCAGACGCAGGCGCTGAACACTTGCTGCTAG
- the LOC134535195 gene encoding zinc finger protein 350-like isoform X2, protein MIIKFIRQEFLVFEGDGLPSQICEACLQKVNSCFSFKLTCERSDARLRQSLGLVQSAPRDGSHEGVAVETEFTASIKEERDEEDDSLYNFLPQELSDGSAKAVLEDFACGDYFLRGDSPGPCRPDSPLNLSVAAKSRNSSGASPPVAVKQEASSVKMEADTSVAGEPPSSGTPAPRVPLLEYEGLLGKLVETMYAPGKSVLMEKCANAPAPLQQCGLGVMGSLLLYQTLAGGLGGRPFRCHLCGKAFRKKSGLSDHVRAHLNRKAYKCRYCWKSYAQRAGLRSHERLHEGTQAFVCRVCQKAFTQRSHLVEHLRIHTGERPYACRACDRTFAKSWNLKCHEKSHCLLQTQALNTCC, encoded by the exons ATGATCATAAAATTTATCAGACAAGAATTTTTG GTGTTTGAAGGGGACGGCCTGCCGTCGCAGATCTGCGAGGCATGCTTGCAGAAGGTCAACTCCTGCTTCTCGTTCAAGCTGACGTGCGAGCGCTCGGACGCACGACTGCGGCAGAGCCTCGGGCTCGTCCAGTCGGCGCCCCGCGACGGGTCGCACGAG GGCGTTGCGGTAGAAACAGAGTTCACCGCGAGCATCAAAGAAGAAAGGGACGAAGAAGACGACAGTCTTTACAACTTCCTGCCTCAGGAG CTCTCGGATGGCAGCGCTAAAGCAGTCCTGGAAGACTTTGCGTGCGGAGATTACTTCCTGCGTGGCGACAGTCCCGGACCGTGTCGTCCGGACAGCCCTCTCAACCTGTCCGTTGCTGCCAAGTCCAGGAACAGCTCGGGAGCATCGCCACCTGTTGCTGTGAAACAAGAGGCGTCGTCCGTGAAAATGGAAGCGGATACATCCGTGGCCGGCGAGCCTCCGTCGTCTGGCACCCCGGCGCCGCGGGTCCCTCTGCTGGAGTACGAGGGTCTGCTCGGGAAGCTGGTGGAGACCATGTACGCCCCGGGGAAGAGTGTCCTGATGGAGAAGTGCGCTAACGCTCCCGCGCCGCTCCAGCAGTGCGGACTGGGCGTGATGGGCTCGCTGCTGCTGTACCAGACGCTCGCGGGGGGTCTCGGGGGCAGGCCGTTCCGCTGCCACCTGTGCGGGAAGGCGTTCCGGAAGAAGTCCGGGCTGTCGGACCACGTGCGGGCGCACCTGAACCGCAAGGCGTACAAGTGCCGCTACTGCTGGAAGTCGTACGCCCAGCGCGCGGGCCTTCGCTCCCACGAGCGCCTGCACGAGGGCACCCAGGCGTTTGTGTGCCGGGTGTGCCAGAAGGCGTTCACCCAGCGGTCGCACCTCGTCGAGCACTTGCGCATCCACACGGGGGAGCGGCCGTACGCCTGCCGCGCGTGCGACCGCACGTTCGCCAAGAGCTGGAACCTCAAGTGCCACGAGAAGTCGCACTGCCTGCTGCAGACGCAGGCGCTGAACACTTGCTGCTAG
- the LOC134535196 gene encoding beta-chimaerin isoform X1, translating to MSYRKLNEDTGSPVQDLGSPVRHVWNTNLYQLQQEAPSPRPVACARQPPGCPPCYGREFHGTLAQREAAALLDQDGSFLVRRSSAADSDFYTLSLRFGGQVKHYKLYYDGQHYVKDKRFDSVRELVADGLVTLYIEEKAGAFVQQMPSVSSYEKSPYMTLNRLKRRAVIARSLRKSADDRPELSSTYSLLDAEREATQLPPAAAAAAAYDRPHNFRVHTFKGLNWCEFCGNFLWGFTAQGVKCEDCGFSAHSKCSEKVPCDCCPDLKQLRGVFGIDLTTLVKAHRSPRPFVVDKCVEEMERRGLEAEGLYRVSGFAEEIETLKMALDRDGEQTDMSPEVYDNINVIAGTLKLYLRLLPIPLITFDAHPALISAARTYAFATLAQCKCVEDQKKGIRDALTLLPPAHLGTLKYLMEHLGRVAERHSVNKMTSHNLSTVFAPTLMPPPRDLSKCVGLPGMTYEICALETMISHQREVFS from the exons ATGAGCTATAGGAAACTAAATGAGG ACACGGGCAGCCCGGTGCAGGATCTGGGGTCGCCCGTGCGACACGTGTGGAATACCAACC TGTACCAGCTGCAGCAGGAGGCGCCCAGCCCCAGGCCCGTGGCGTGCGCGCGGCAGCCGCCCGGCTGCCCTCCGTGCTACGGCCGGGAGTTCCACGGCACGCTGGCGCAGCGCGAGGCGGCCGCGCTGCTCGACCAGGACGGCTCCTTCCTCGTCCGCAGGAGCTCGGCCGCCGACAGCGACTTCTACACCCTGTCGCTCAG GTTCGGGGGCCAGGTGAAGCACTACAAGCTGTACTACGACGGCCAGCACTACGTCAAGGACAAGCGCTTCGACTCGGTGCGGGAGCTGGTGGCCGACGGCCTCGTCACGCTCTACATCGAGGAGAAGGCGGGCGCCTTCGTGCAGCAGATGCCCTCCGTCAGCTCCTACGAGAAGAGCCCCTACATGACCCTCAACCGGCTCAAGCGACGCGCCGTCATCGCGCGCTCCCTGCGCAAGTCCGCCGACGACAG GCCGGAGCTGTCGAGCACGTACAGCCTGCTGGACGCAGAGCGGGAGGCCACCCAGCTGCCGCCCGCCGCTGCAGCCGCCGCCGCCTACGACCGCCCGCACAACTTCCGCGTGCACACCTTCAAGGGCCTCAACTGGTGCGAGTTCTGCGGCAACTTCCTGTGGGGCTTCACCGCGCAGGGCGTCAAGTGTGAAG ACTGCGGCTTCAGCGCGCACAGCAAGTGCTCGGAGAAGGTGCCGTGCGACTGCTGCCCCGACCTGAAGCAGCTGCGCGGGGTGTTTGGCATCGACCTGACCACGCTGGTGAAGGCCCACCGCTCCCCGCGCCCATTCGTCGTCGACAAGTGCGTGGAGGAGATGGAGCGGCGCGGGCTGGAGGCGGAGGGCCTGTACCGCGTGTCCGGCTTCGCGGAGGAGATCGAGACGCTCAAGATGGCTCTGGACAGAG ACGGGGAGCAGACGGACATGAGCCCCGAGGTGTACGACAACATCAACGTGATTGCGGGCACCTTGAAGCTGTACCTGCGGCTGCTGCCCATCCCGCTCATCACCTTCGACGCCCACCCGGCGCTCATCAGCGCAGCGCGTACGTACGCATTCGCTACACTCGCTC AGTGCAAGTGCGTGGAGGACCAGAAGAAGGGCATCAGGGACGCGCTGACGCTGCTGCCGCCAGCGCACCTCGGCACCCTCAAGTACCTCATGGAGCACCTCGGCAG GGTGGCGGAGCGGCACAGCGTCAACAAGATGACGTCGCACAACCTGAGCACGGTGTTCGCGCCCACGCTCATGCCCCCGCCGCGAGACCTCAGCAAGTGCGTGGGCCTGCCGGGCATGACCTACGAGATCTGCGCCCTGGAGACCATGATCTCGCACCAGCGCGAGGTGTTCAGCTGA
- the LOC134535195 gene encoding replication initiator 1-like isoform X1, whose protein sequence is MMISRRLIKNSDVVCRLCQSTGSEMLNIFELEYDGLHLTTKIMACAAITVFEGDGLPSQICEACLQKVNSCFSFKLTCERSDARLRQSLGLVQSAPRDGSHEGVAVETEFTASIKEERDEEDDSLYNFLPQELSDGSAKAVLEDFACGDYFLRGDSPGPCRPDSPLNLSVAAKSRNSSGASPPVAVKQEASSVKMEADTSVAGEPPSSGTPAPRVPLLEYEGLLGKLVETMYAPGKSVLMEKCANAPAPLQQCGLGVMGSLLLYQTLAGGLGGRPFRCHLCGKAFRKKSGLSDHVRAHLNRKAYKCRYCWKSYAQRAGLRSHERLHEGTQAFVCRVCQKAFTQRSHLVEHLRIHTGERPYACRACDRTFAKSWNLKCHEKSHCLLQTQALNTCC, encoded by the exons ATGATGATTTCCCGTCGGCTTATTAAGAACAGCGACGTAGTCTGTCGGCTGTGCCAGTCCACAGGGAGCGAAATGCTGAACATATTTGAGCTTGAATACGACGGCCTGCACCTGACAACAAAAATAATGGCTTGCGCAGCAATTACG GTGTTTGAAGGGGACGGCCTGCCGTCGCAGATCTGCGAGGCATGCTTGCAGAAGGTCAACTCCTGCTTCTCGTTCAAGCTGACGTGCGAGCGCTCGGACGCACGACTGCGGCAGAGCCTCGGGCTCGTCCAGTCGGCGCCCCGCGACGGGTCGCACGAG GGCGTTGCGGTAGAAACAGAGTTCACCGCGAGCATCAAAGAAGAAAGGGACGAAGAAGACGACAGTCTTTACAACTTCCTGCCTCAGGAG CTCTCGGATGGCAGCGCTAAAGCAGTCCTGGAAGACTTTGCGTGCGGAGATTACTTCCTGCGTGGCGACAGTCCCGGACCGTGTCGTCCGGACAGCCCTCTCAACCTGTCCGTTGCTGCCAAGTCCAGGAACAGCTCGGGAGCATCGCCACCTGTTGCTGTGAAACAAGAGGCGTCGTCCGTGAAAATGGAAGCGGATACATCCGTGGCCGGCGAGCCTCCGTCGTCTGGCACCCCGGCGCCGCGGGTCCCTCTGCTGGAGTACGAGGGTCTGCTCGGGAAGCTGGTGGAGACCATGTACGCCCCGGGGAAGAGTGTCCTGATGGAGAAGTGCGCTAACGCTCCCGCGCCGCTCCAGCAGTGCGGACTGGGCGTGATGGGCTCGCTGCTGCTGTACCAGACGCTCGCGGGGGGTCTCGGGGGCAGGCCGTTCCGCTGCCACCTGTGCGGGAAGGCGTTCCGGAAGAAGTCCGGGCTGTCGGACCACGTGCGGGCGCACCTGAACCGCAAGGCGTACAAGTGCCGCTACTGCTGGAAGTCGTACGCCCAGCGCGCGGGCCTTCGCTCCCACGAGCGCCTGCACGAGGGCACCCAGGCGTTTGTGTGCCGGGTGTGCCAGAAGGCGTTCACCCAGCGGTCGCACCTCGTCGAGCACTTGCGCATCCACACGGGGGAGCGGCCGTACGCCTGCCGCGCGTGCGACCGCACGTTCGCCAAGAGCTGGAACCTCAAGTGCCACGAGAAGTCGCACTGCCTGCTGCAGACGCAGGCGCTGAACACTTGCTGCTAG